Proteins encoded in a region of the Paenibacillus pedocola genome:
- a CDS encoding S-layer homology domain-containing protein, with the protein MKKKRLFSAVLSLVTTVSLSLGSFAGAGVVSAQSDSSAYGEVLVSDTSNSDWTIAPGNTSRNLAVSPDGSIYAVYNGGDEIRVAKSTDNGKTFQPSVLAATGSFEPEIAVSSSGTVYVVGINESAGVLVKSTDGGKTFSDPIAVGAFLGTSAHMAVDGSYIYVTSPSGSTLYYSSNEGTTFNNYDFNESYVFTDLHVDPQTGNLIVQKDNPSLKYYVSKDHGQSFGTPVIPEKNVFFSVGALSAGSKGQYLFVAGSDSNMVRMNIGDGTVTDLMGGNNMSSQGRSLSADSYGNVVTGFSNGSSVFFSVSQDLGANLSSPVEVAATSIANAAINTTNGDIMYLYEKSGKIYLKVYQGLLSGYKLYLSNTNLYFNYPTQKKVSVTVTNTSDAPLKIGEVLINGDFKITDNTVPPELAPGESGIIEVQYSPQGAGSSNGALTLKVDGEPDRVVLLSGISEAAAGSSAPQVEDVTANSTTDIVTVKKVPAGTKVTVYAADGVTVLGTATNEAGTAGEVAIAIPAGLTAGDTVKVSLIEPDLTESTLTDITAHNEVTSAPAAADVTANATTDTVTVKKVPAGAEVTVYAADGVTVLGTAKNEAGTSGEVTVSVPAGLQSGDVIKVSLTEPEKTESPLTDITAHSEVTSAPAAADVTANATKDTVTVTKVPAGAEVTVYATDGVTVLGTAKNEAETSGEVTVPVSAGLQSGDVIKVSLTEPEKSGSPLTDITAHSEVTSVPAAADMTANATKDTVTVTKVPAGAKVTVYAADGVTVLGTAKNEAETSGEVTVPVPAGLKSGDVIKISLTEREMSESPLTDITAHNEVTSAPAAVGITANATKDAVTVTKVPAGAEVTVYAADGVTVLGTAKNEAETSGEVTVPVQAGLQSGDVVKVSLTEREMSESPLTDITAHSEVTSAPATADVTANATTDTVTVKKVPAGAEITVYAADGVTVLGTAKNETETSGEVTVSVPAGLQSGDVIKVSLTEPEKTESPLTDITAHSEVTSAPAAADMTANATTDTVTVKKVPAGTKVTVYAADGVTMLGTTTNEAGTAGEVAIAIPAGLTAGDVIKVSLTEPELTESTLTDITAHSEVTSTPAAADITANATSSTVTVKNVPVGATVTVYGEDGLNVLGTAVNESGSPAELIITIASGLADGQILKVGTWELGKDPSPLTEIPAAYEPTQAPAAGNLIANATTGVVTVNNVPANVTASVYAEDGTTLLGTSFNDTGALAEFHFAVKGLEPGQIVKISFTETNKAQSAKVEVAAVYEQSAQPLAGNIVISAAQGKFTVNQVPAGAVVSIYSKEGKLLASATNTGAVAGPLTFTEIALTEGDTLTVTLTEKLKTESAPLSVTVAIKSADVVNEASKTLQIGYAAGETWENVLTSLSLPSTGGFGTQVSWTSSKPQVIEIPAATDSSINAVVYRSAQDEAVVLSATVSRDGEAKTRTFLVVVTASGAIKVEDTSNIRNVKVKDQSDNTALVPVKRINVTSADGTSSKMDKVVFDSAKAQEIVTASVPGHNNSSTIYIDELPGDTADEIAVEIPATTLALLGANSFNLNIQSDYSTISLDAATLQSMMADNLDLYFRIVPARNAEDSKNQVPSSYNNQNLKALSPPLDIETNYTGYNTQLMLPFAKNGVDVSTMNASSLAVYIVHSDGTIELSKGTVVNNDKNEPYGISFDISKFSSFSIVETSSSLPGSIVTGPATPATPAAPVVVPNGAGTATATDAVYSHAAYIKGYEDGTFKPSRALTRAELAALLARNIEIDAAASGVNFTDVSAKHWAAADIAKVAAAGLMKGDPDGSFNPERAVTRAEMAILSARLKQLSFDESSTAVSAISDVNKHWAAGAIDAVKAAGLMTGFADGSFAPAKMLSRAEAVTVINRLFGRGPLSGVTRSSFSDVPVTHWAFADIEEASLNHKYTVKNGKEVIAD; encoded by the coding sequence ATGAAGAAAAAGCGTCTTTTTTCAGCGGTCTTATCACTTGTCACAACCGTCAGCCTGAGTCTGGGCTCTTTCGCAGGTGCCGGAGTAGTCAGCGCACAGTCGGACTCGAGTGCGTACGGTGAGGTTCTGGTCAGCGATACCAGTAACTCTGACTGGACGATAGCCCCAGGCAATACCTCAAGAAATCTGGCTGTGTCGCCGGACGGGTCTATTTATGCCGTATATAACGGCGGTGATGAAATCCGTGTTGCCAAGAGCACAGACAACGGCAAGACGTTCCAGCCCAGCGTTCTGGCAGCCACAGGCAGCTTTGAGCCGGAAATCGCCGTATCCTCGTCAGGGACGGTATATGTTGTAGGCATAAATGAAAGTGCTGGTGTGCTGGTTAAAAGCACCGATGGCGGTAAAACCTTCAGCGATCCAATCGCGGTTGGCGCGTTTTTAGGTACCTCTGCACATATGGCTGTAGATGGAAGTTATATTTATGTAACGTCCCCTTCAGGCAGCACTCTTTATTACAGCAGCAATGAGGGGACAACCTTCAACAATTATGATTTTAACGAATCCTATGTGTTTACCGATCTGCACGTTGATCCGCAGACTGGAAATTTGATTGTACAGAAGGATAATCCTTCCCTTAAATATTATGTCAGCAAGGATCATGGGCAAAGCTTTGGAACGCCTGTAATTCCGGAGAAAAATGTATTCTTTTCTGTTGGGGCATTATCCGCCGGCAGCAAGGGCCAGTATCTGTTTGTAGCGGGTTCTGATTCCAATATGGTCCGCATGAATATCGGGGACGGAACCGTGACTGATCTAATGGGTGGAAATAATATGAGCTCACAGGGACGTTCGCTGAGCGCGGACAGTTACGGCAATGTCGTGACCGGATTCAGCAACGGTTCCTCCGTGTTCTTCAGCGTCAGCCAGGATCTGGGTGCAAACCTGTCCTCCCCTGTTGAAGTCGCGGCTACAAGCATTGCCAATGCAGCGATTAATACCACAAACGGAGATATTATGTACCTGTATGAAAAAAGCGGAAAAATTTATTTGAAGGTGTATCAGGGACTTCTGAGCGGATACAAATTGTATCTCTCCAATACGAATCTGTACTTCAACTATCCAACGCAGAAGAAAGTATCCGTTACAGTAACCAATACCTCGGATGCTCCGCTCAAAATTGGTGAAGTGTTGATTAACGGTGATTTTAAAATCACAGACAATACGGTTCCTCCCGAGCTTGCTCCAGGGGAGAGCGGAATTATTGAAGTCCAGTACTCCCCGCAGGGAGCAGGTTCCTCTAACGGAGCACTGACGCTGAAAGTAGACGGTGAACCAGACCGGGTGGTTCTGTTGAGCGGGATTAGCGAAGCAGCGGCAGGAAGCTCAGCGCCGCAAGTAGAAGATGTAACAGCCAATTCTACAACGGATATTGTGACTGTTAAGAAGGTACCAGCCGGCACCAAGGTAACTGTCTACGCAGCCGATGGCGTGACCGTGCTGGGAACAGCCACGAATGAAGCGGGAACAGCTGGGGAAGTGGCAATAGCAATTCCTGCAGGGTTAACGGCCGGAGATACCGTCAAAGTCAGCCTGATTGAGCCGGATTTGACGGAGAGTACACTGACGGATATCACTGCACACAATGAAGTAACAAGTGCACCCGCAGCGGCGGATGTTACTGCAAATGCTACAACGGATACTGTGACTGTAAAGAAGGTACCAGCCGGTGCCGAGGTTACTGTCTACGCAGCCGATGGCGTTACCGTGCTGGGAACGGCCAAGAATGAAGCAGGAACATCCGGGGAAGTAACCGTATCGGTTCCGGCAGGATTACAATCCGGGGATGTAATCAAAGTTAGCCTGACCGAACCGGAAAAGACGGAGAGTCCGCTGACGGACATCACTGCGCATAGTGAAGTAACAAGTGCACCCGCAGCGGCGGATGTTACTGCCAATGCTACAAAGGATACTGTGACTGTGACAAAGGTACCAGCCGGTGCCGAGGTTACTGTCTACGCAACCGATGGTGTTACCGTGCTGGGAACGGCCAAGAATGAAGCGGAAACATCCGGGGAAGTAACTGTGCCGGTTTCGGCAGGATTACAATCCGGGGATGTGATCAAAGTCAGCCTGACCGAACCGGAAAAGTCGGGGAGTCCGCTGACAGACATCACTGCTCATAGTGAAGTAACAAGTGTACCCGCAGCGGCGGATATGACCGCCAATGCTACAAAGGATACTGTGACTGTGACGAAGGTACCAGCCGGTGCCAAGGTTACTGTCTACGCAGCCGATGGTGTTACCGTGCTGGGAACGGCCAAGAATGAGGCGGAAACATCCGGGGAAGTAACCGTGCCGGTTCCGGCAGGATTAAAATCCGGGGATGTAATCAAAATAAGCCTGACCGAACGGGAAATGTCGGAGAGTCCGTTGACGGACATCACTGCGCACAATGAAGTAACCAGTGCACCCGCAGCGGTAGGAATTACTGCCAATGCTACAAAGGATGCTGTAACTGTGACGAAGGTACCAGCCGGTGCCGAGGTTACTGTCTACGCAGCCGATGGTGTTACCGTGCTGGGAACGGCCAAGAATGAGGCGGAAACATCCGGGGAAGTAACCGTGCCGGTACAGGCAGGATTACAATCCGGGGATGTGGTCAAAGTCAGTCTGACCGAACGGGAAATGTCGGAGAGTCCGCTGACGGACATCACTGCTCATAGTGAAGTAACAAGTGCACCCGCAACGGCGGATGTTACTGCAAATGCTACAACGGATACTGTGACTGTAAAGAAGGTACCAGCCGGTGCCGAGATTACTGTCTACGCAGCCGATGGCGTGACCGTGCTGGGAACAGCCAAGAATGAAACGGAAACATCCGGGGAAGTAACCGTATCGGTTCCGGCAGGATTACAATCCGGGGATGTAATCAAAGTTAGCCTGACCGAACCGGAAAAGACGGAGAGTCCGCTGACGGACATCACTGCGCATAGTGAAGTAACAAGTGCACCCGCAGCGGCGGATATGACCGCCAATGCTACAACGGATACTGTGACTGTAAAGAAGGTACCAGCCGGCACCAAGGTAACTGTCTACGCAGCCGATGGCGTGACCATGCTGGGAACAACCACGAATGAAGCGGGAACAGCTGGGGAAGTGGCAATAGCAATTCCTGCAGGGTTAACGGCCGGGGATGTAATCAAAGTCAGCCTGACTGAGCCGGAATTGACGGAGAGTACACTGACGGACATCACTGCGCATAGTGAAGTAACAAGCACACCGGCAGCGGCGGATATTACCGCCAATGCAACTTCATCTACTGTCACTGTGAAGAATGTGCCGGTGGGCGCTACAGTTACAGTCTACGGGGAAGACGGACTTAATGTACTGGGAACTGCAGTTAATGAGAGCGGAAGCCCGGCTGAACTGATAATTACGATAGCTTCCGGACTAGCTGACGGTCAGATTCTAAAGGTCGGGACATGGGAGCTTGGCAAGGATCCAAGCCCGCTCACCGAGATTCCTGCAGCCTATGAGCCTACTCAGGCGCCTGCTGCCGGAAATCTGATTGCTAATGCTACAACTGGTGTTGTTACAGTAAACAACGTTCCAGCCAATGTCACGGCTTCCGTATATGCGGAGGATGGGACTACGCTGCTGGGTACAAGCTTCAATGATACCGGAGCTCTGGCTGAATTCCATTTCGCCGTGAAGGGTCTGGAGCCGGGGCAGATCGTGAAGATCAGTTTCACGGAAACGAACAAAGCACAAAGCGCCAAGGTAGAAGTTGCCGCTGTCTATGAGCAGTCTGCTCAGCCGCTGGCAGGCAACATTGTAATCAGTGCTGCACAAGGCAAGTTCACTGTGAACCAGGTGCCGGCCGGAGCTGTTGTTTCCATCTACAGCAAGGAAGGCAAGCTGCTTGCCAGTGCAACCAATACCGGGGCAGTGGCCGGACCGCTGACCTTTACAGAAATAGCGCTGACTGAAGGAGATACTCTAACTGTAACTCTTACAGAGAAGTTGAAGACAGAAAGTGCACCACTAAGTGTTACCGTAGCGATCAAGTCAGCGGACGTGGTGAATGAAGCTTCCAAAACACTTCAAATCGGCTACGCCGCAGGCGAAACCTGGGAGAATGTTCTGACTTCACTGTCCCTGCCATCTACCGGAGGCTTCGGTACACAGGTCAGCTGGACTTCCAGTAAGCCGCAGGTTATTGAGATTCCGGCAGCAACGGACAGCAGCATCAATGCCGTTGTATACCGCAGTGCCCAGGATGAGGCAGTAGTTCTCAGCGCGACCGTCAGCCGCGACGGTGAAGCGAAAACCCGTACCTTCCTGGTTGTTGTAACAGCCAGCGGGGCAATCAAGGTCGAGGACACGAGCAATATCCGCAATGTCAAAGTGAAGGATCAGTCGGACAACACAGCACTGGTTCCGGTCAAACGAATCAACGTTACTTCAGCAGATGGTACTAGTTCGAAAATGGATAAGGTAGTATTTGATTCGGCTAAGGCACAAGAGATTGTCACTGCTTCTGTACCTGGCCACAACAATTCATCTACGATCTACATTGATGAGTTGCCGGGCGATACTGCTGATGAAATTGCAGTTGAAATTCCGGCAACAACGCTTGCACTACTCGGTGCGAATAGCTTCAACTTGAATATCCAAAGTGATTATTCGACCATTTCCCTGGATGCAGCTACTCTGCAGTCCATGATGGCGGACAATCTGGATCTGTATTTCCGGATCGTGCCTGCCCGCAATGCAGAAGACTCGAAGAACCAGGTTCCTTCGTCCTATAATAACCAGAACCTGAAGGCGCTCAGCCCGCCGCTGGATATTGAGACCAACTATACCGGCTATAATACACAGCTAATGCTTCCATTTGCCAAAAACGGTGTGGATGTAAGTACCATGAATGCCAGCAGCCTTGCTGTATATATTGTGCACAGCGACGGTACGATTGAGCTGTCCAAAGGCACTGTCGTAAACAACGATAAGAACGAACCATATGGCATCTCGTTTGACATTTCTAAATTTAGCAGCTTTAGTATTGTAGAGACCAGTTCCTCCCTCCCTGGCAGCATCGTCACTGGGCCTGCTACACCTGCTACACCTGCTGCACCTGTAGTAGTACCTAATGGTGCAGGAACAGCAACTGCAACAGATGCAGTCTATTCCCATGCAGCTTATATCAAGGGCTATG